A genome region from Alphaproteobacteria bacterium includes the following:
- a CDS encoding TerD family protein, with amino-acid sequence MNMSGEALKKHSDTDAAHSHFAGKGPAHPLQIAPEGERRFLVGLSWGPTEFRKLRVHVPQLKDADGRYDVFYFFKLPFHLFRIVVLSLIRLCAPDLYRRGVADGRNVEDAGRYDLDLSCYVFDSHMNLKCVIGPEEGNYADASKKVYHSGDQIHGSAGAGDDEQAFVETKGLPDDYAHFFFVVETDGRYSLNETPNASVRLACSRSNKNALQKKITAPQGAHGYVFCHVFRDGDGFAYRDISEFAEFSAGWVKTLKQISLRA; translated from the coding sequence ATGAATATGTCCGGCGAGGCGTTGAAAAAACATAGCGATACCGACGCCGCGCATTCGCATTTCGCGGGCAAGGGGCCCGCACATCCGCTGCAGATTGCGCCCGAAGGCGAGCGCCGTTTTCTGGTGGGGCTCAGCTGGGGGCCGACCGAGTTCCGCAAGCTGCGCGTGCATGTGCCGCAGCTGAAGGATGCCGACGGCCGCTATGACGTGTTTTATTTCTTCAAGCTGCCGTTTCACCTGTTCCGCATCGTTGTCTTGTCGCTGATCCGCCTGTGCGCGCCCGATCTTTACCGCCGCGGCGTGGCGGATGGCAGAAATGTCGAGGATGCGGGGCGCTACGATCTCGACCTATCCTGCTATGTATTCGACTCCCACATGAACCTGAAATGCGTGATCGGACCCGAAGAAGGCAATTATGCCGATGCGTCGAAAAAGGTCTATCACAGCGGCGACCAGATCCACGGATCGGCCGGCGCGGGCGACGACGAGCAGGCCTTCGTGGAAACCAAGGGGCTGCCCGACGATTACGCGCATTTCTTTTTCGTGGTCGAAACCGACGGACGTTACAGCCTGAACGAAACGCCGAACGCGTCGGTGCGCCTTGCCTGCAGCCGCAGCAACAAAAACGCGCTGCAAAAAAAAATCACTGCTCCGCAGGGGGCGCATGGCTATGTGTTCTGCCATGTGTTCCGCGACGGCGACGGCTTCGCGTATCGCGACATCAGCGAATTCGCCGAATTCAGCGCAGGTTGGGTCAAGACCCTCAAGCAGATTTCCTTGCGCGCATGA
- a CDS encoding TerD family protein translates to MTIVTGPAQGALTELKISQEGAKRFLVGLSWDPPELPGVKVKLAEGPDDNAVSRVAHTLYAPFEFLRVFFLSFANLITFDMFAKRLRKGEDKAGRDKTSDAYDLDLCCYIFDADFLLKAVVETENDALFDPSRKVYHTGEDQGGMGGGDDEVVYVETTGLPHEYAHLFFVVKSDSKYDLSQFINPSVRLADSKTGANNLQNKIAGPGKYNYVFCRVSRAGTGWQVQNIDTCVDEDIEWALVLPNLGRA, encoded by the coding sequence ATGACCATCGTCACCGGCCCCGCGCAAGGCGCGCTGACCGAGCTGAAAATCTCGCAGGAAGGCGCAAAACGCTTCCTTGTGGGCTTGAGCTGGGACCCGCCCGAGCTGCCGGGGGTGAAGGTGAAGCTGGCGGAGGGGCCGGACGACAACGCGGTGTCGCGCGTGGCGCATACGCTTTATGCCCCGTTCGAATTCCTGCGCGTGTTCTTCCTGTCTTTTGCGAACCTCATCACCTTCGACATGTTCGCCAAGCGCCTGCGCAAGGGCGAAGACAAGGCGGGGCGCGACAAGACGTCGGATGCCTATGACCTCGACCTTTGCTGCTATATTTTCGACGCCGATTTCCTGCTGAAGGCGGTGGTGGAAACCGAAAACGACGCGCTGTTCGACCCGTCGCGCAAAGTCTATCACACCGGCGAAGACCAGGGCGGCATGGGCGGCGGCGACGACGAAGTTGTTTATGTCGAAACGACCGGCCTGCCGCATGAATACGCGCACCTGTTTTTCGTCGTGAAATCCGACAGCAAATACGACCTGTCGCAATTCATCAATCCGTCGGTGCGTCTGGCTGATTCCAAGACCGGTGCGAACAACCTGCAGAACAAAATCGCCGGCCCCGGCAAATACAACTATGTTTTCTGCCGCGTCAGCCGCGCGGGCACGGGCTGGCAGGTGCAGAATATCGACACCTGCGTCGATGAAGACATCGAATGGGCGCTGGTGCTGCCCAATCTTGGGCGTGCATGA
- the gatB gene encoding Asp-tRNA(Asn)/Glu-tRNA(Gln) amidotransferase subunit GatB — protein sequence MTYILKGETGDWETVIGLEVHAQVLTKSKLFSGSSADFGAAPNSQVSPIDAGMPGMLPVINKECVTKAVLTGLGLNAVINNVSVFERKNYFYPDLPQGYQISQYQHPIVGNGEIEIDLADGTVKKIGIERLHLEQDAGKSLHDQHPQKSYVDLNRSGNPLMEIVSKPDMRSPEEAGAYVTKLRAIVRYLGTCDGNMDEGSMRCDVNVSVRRPGEGLGTRCEIKNVNSVRFVQQAIEYEARRQIEVIEGGGKIVQETRLFDTKQGTTRSMRSKEDAHDYRYFPDPDLLPLTVANDMIEDIRKTMPELPDAKKHRFMKTLGLSAQDASVLVQERERAEFFEKAAEGHDAKLVANWLSTELLGALNKAEMELRQSPIKPAQLGALVGLISDNTISGRIAKEVFAEMFATSKDPSVIVDEKGLKQVTDTGAIEKIVAEVIAENPDKVAEYKGGKDKLFGFFVGNVLKKSGGKANPGIVNDLLKKKLEE from the coding sequence ATGACTTATATTCTCAAAGGCGAAACCGGCGACTGGGAAACCGTGATCGGGCTTGAAGTCCACGCGCAGGTGTTGACCAAATCGAAACTGTTTTCGGGCTCATCGGCCGATTTCGGCGCGGCACCCAACAGCCAGGTCAGCCCCATCGACGCCGGCATGCCCGGCATGCTGCCCGTCATCAACAAGGAATGCGTGACCAAAGCGGTTTTGACCGGCCTTGGCCTGAACGCCGTCATCAACAACGTGTCGGTGTTCGAACGTAAAAACTATTTCTATCCCGACCTGCCGCAAGGCTACCAGATTTCGCAGTACCAGCACCCCATCGTGGGCAATGGCGAGATTGAAATTGATCTGGCCGACGGCACGGTGAAAAAAATCGGCATCGAACGCCTGCATCTGGAACAGGATGCGGGAAAATCCTTGCACGACCAGCACCCGCAGAAAAGCTATGTCGATTTGAACCGCAGCGGCAACCCGCTGATGGAAATCGTGTCGAAACCCGATATGCGCAGCCCCGAAGAAGCGGGCGCCTATGTGACCAAGCTGCGTGCGATCGTGCGCTATCTGGGCACCTGCGACGGTAACATGGACGAAGGTTCGATGCGCTGCGACGTGAACGTATCGGTGCGCCGCCCGGGCGAAGGCCTTGGCACGCGCTGCGAGATCAAGAACGTAAACTCGGTCCGCTTCGTGCAACAGGCGATCGAATACGAAGCGCGCCGCCAGATCGAAGTGATCGAAGGCGGCGGCAAGATCGTGCAGGAAACGCGCCTGTTTGACACCAAACAGGGCACGACGCGGTCGATGCGCTCAAAAGAAGACGCGCACGACTACCGCTACTTCCCCGATCCCGATTTGCTGCCGCTGACGGTTGCGAATGACATGATCGAGGATATCCGCAAAACGATGCCCGAACTGCCGGATGCGAAAAAGCACCGCTTCATGAAAACCCTCGGCCTTTCCGCGCAGGATGCCAGCGTGCTGGTGCAGGAACGCGAACGCGCCGAATTTTTCGAGAAAGCGGCCGAAGGGCATGACGCGAAGCTGGTCGCCAACTGGCTCTCCACCGAATTGCTGGGCGCGCTCAACAAGGCGGAAATGGAACTGCGCCAAAGCCCGATCAAGCCCGCGCAACTGGGCGCGCTAGTGGGGCTGATTTCCGACAACACCATTTCCGGCCGCATCGCCAAGGAAGTCTTCGCGGAAATGTTCGCAACGTCTAAAGACCCGTCCGTGATCGTCGATGAAAAGGGCTTGAAACAGGTGACCGACACCGGCGCGATTGAAAAGATCGTGGCCGAAGTCATCGCCGAAAACCCCGACAAGGTCGCGGAATACAAGGGCGGCAAGGACAAGCTGTTCGGCTTCTTCGTCGGCAACGTGCTGAAGAAATCGGGCGGCAAGGCCAATCCCGGCATCGTCAACGACCTGCTCAAGAAAAAGCTGGAGGAATAA
- the gatA gene encoding Asp-tRNA(Asn)/Glu-tRNA(Gln) amidotransferase subunit GatA: protein MTNLTNHTIASALAGLKKKEFTAVELVDAHIKASEAARHLGCYITETFDTAREQAKAADERYAKGTALPLDGIPIAMKDLFCTEGVQTTAASRILEGFKPPYESTVSGNLKKDGTITLGKANLDEFAMGSSNTTSGYGNVINPWKRKGDNKDLVPGGSSGGSAAAVAARIAMGATGTDTGGSIRQPAAFCGIAGIKPTYGRCSRFGIVAFASSLDQAGPFARNTEDCALLLKSMAGWDPKDSTSVNRPVPDYTALLKSGVKGLRVGVPKEYRIDGTNPEIIAMWDKGVDMLKQAGAEIVSVSLPHTAYALQTYYVIAPAECSSNLARYDGVRFGKRVEGDNLIDTYEKTRAAGFGKEVRRRILIGTYVLSAGYYDAYYNKARKVRKLIWQDFVNAYQKCDVLLTPTAPTPAFAIGENTQDPVTMYLNDVFTIPASMAGMPGMALPIGLSGDGLPLGLQLIGKPFDEETIFRVAQTIEDAAQFTAVPSNFVKAA, encoded by the coding sequence ATGACAAACCTGACCAACCATACCATCGCCTCCGCGCTTGCGGGGCTGAAGAAAAAAGAATTCACGGCGGTCGAGCTGGTGGACGCGCATATCAAGGCATCCGAAGCCGCGCGTCATCTGGGCTGCTACATCACCGAAACCTTCGACACCGCGCGCGAACAGGCCAAGGCCGCGGATGAACGCTATGCCAAGGGCACGGCGCTGCCGCTCGACGGCATTCCGATTGCGATGAAGGATTTGTTCTGCACCGAAGGCGTGCAGACCACGGCTGCCAGCCGTATTCTGGAAGGCTTCAAGCCGCCCTATGAATCGACTGTTTCAGGCAACCTGAAAAAAGACGGCACGATCACGCTCGGCAAGGCAAACCTTGACGAATTCGCGATGGGATCGTCGAACACCACTTCGGGCTATGGCAACGTCATCAACCCGTGGAAACGCAAGGGCGACAATAAAGACCTCGTCCCCGGCGGATCGTCGGGTGGCAGCGCAGCTGCCGTGGCGGCCCGGATTGCGATGGGCGCGACCGGCACCGATACGGGCGGGTCGATCCGCCAGCCGGCGGCGTTCTGCGGCATTGCGGGCATTAAACCGACCTATGGCCGCTGCTCCCGCTTCGGCATCGTGGCCTTCGCTTCGTCACTCGATCAGGCAGGCCCGTTCGCGCGCAATACCGAAGACTGCGCGCTGCTGCTGAAATCGATGGCGGGATGGGACCCGAAAGATTCAACATCGGTCAACCGCCCCGTGCCGGATTACACGGCGCTGCTGAAATCGGGCGTCAAGGGGTTGAGGGTCGGCGTGCCGAAGGAATACCGCATCGACGGCACCAACCCCGAAATCATCGCCATGTGGGACAAGGGCGTCGATATGCTGAAACAGGCGGGCGCGGAAATCGTCAGCGTGTCGCTGCCGCATACGGCCTATGCGCTGCAGACCTATTACGTGATCGCCCCCGCCGAATGTTCGTCGAACCTCGCCCGTTATGACGGCGTGCGTTTCGGCAAACGGGTCGAAGGCGACAACTTGATCGACACGTATGAAAAAACCCGCGCCGCCGGTTTCGGCAAGGAAGTGCGCCGCCGCATCCTGATCGGCACCTATGTGCTGTCGGCGGGTTATTACGACGCGTATTACAACAAGGCGCGCAAGGTGCGCAAACTGATCTGGCAGGATTTCGTCAACGCATATCAAAAATGCGATGTGCTGCTGACGCCGACCGCGCCGACGCCGGCCTTTGCCATCGGCGAAAACACCCAAGACCCGGTGACGATGTACCTGAACGACGTGTTCACCATTCCGGCATCTATGGCGGGCATGCCCGGCATGGCGCTGCCGATTGGTCTTTCCGGCGACGGGCTGCCGCTCGGGCTGCAGCTGATCGGCAAACCGTTCGACGAGGAAACCATTTTCCGCGTGGCGCAAACGATCGAGGACGCGGCGCAATTCACCGCCGTACCGTCGAACTTCGTCAAAGCCGCGTAA
- the gatC gene encoding Asp-tRNA(Asn)/Glu-tRNA(Gln) amidotransferase subunit GatC — MSIDKNTVTKIARLARIKVTEDEKEVLTKELSSILTMIAELDKVNTDGVEPLTSVVQMQLFEREDVVTDGAMQEKILINAPEQAAGFFVVPKVVE, encoded by the coding sequence ATGTCTATCGATAAAAACACGGTCACCAAAATCGCGCGCCTCGCGCGGATCAAGGTGACCGAGGACGAAAAAGAAGTCCTGACCAAGGAACTCTCCAGCATTCTGACGATGATCGCGGAACTCGACAAGGTCAATACGGACGGCGTTGAGCCCCTGACCTCCGTCGTACAGATGCAGCTGTTCGAACGCGAAGACGTGGTGACCGACGGCGCGATGCAGGAAAAAATCCTGATCAACGCGCCCGAACAGGCCGCCGGATTTTTCGTCGTCCCGAAAGTTGTGGAGTAA
- the ruvX gene encoding Holliday junction resolvase RuvX: protein MPLVSIKELRLLLPPKSRLLGMDHSPKMLGLALSNPDLTIATPHKTLDSGKFTENVRALAPLCREYNVGGFVIGLPINMEGEENKRSESVRSFAGNLIRAKGDLGFDPLIAFMDERLTTFAAEDFMDEHGLSHKQKKQNVDRMAAAYILQAALDIMQKEKTNG, encoded by the coding sequence ATGCCCCTTGTATCAATTAAAGAACTGAGACTCCTGCTGCCGCCCAAATCGCGGCTGCTGGGCATGGATCACAGCCCGAAAATGCTGGGGCTTGCCCTGTCCAACCCCGATCTCACCATCGCAACCCCGCACAAGACGCTCGATAGCGGCAAGTTTACGGAAAATGTGCGGGCGCTCGCGCCCCTTTGCCGCGAATATAATGTGGGCGGATTCGTGATTGGGCTTCCCATAAATATGGAAGGCGAGGAAAACAAGCGCTCGGAATCAGTGCGCAGCTTCGCCGGCAACCTGATCCGCGCCAAGGGCGATCTGGGCTTCGATCCCCTCATCGCCTTTATGGACGAACGCCTGACGACCTTCGCGGCGGAGGATTTCATGGACGAACATGGCCTCAGCCACAAACAGAAAAAACAAAACGTCGACCGCATGGCCGCCGCATATATTTTGCAGGCCGCGCTCGACATCATGCAAAAGGAAAAAACAAATGGCTGA
- the folB gene encoding dihydroneopterin aldolase — protein sequence MADSCTIFARDLEIMARVGIFPQEKKAAQHLIVNVGITFKRTRRKGKVETIKDIISYGDAVTIVKEVAAMQHWDLLETFGDEILDRIFKDKRVVAAEVTIEKTKPFSPVKGHMKGVNTLGVTLVRTR from the coding sequence ATGGCTGACAGCTGCACCATCTTCGCCCGCGACCTTGAAATCATGGCCCGTGTCGGCATTTTCCCGCAGGAGAAAAAAGCCGCGCAGCATTTGATCGTGAATGTCGGCATCACGTTCAAACGCACCCGCCGCAAGGGCAAAGTGGAAACGATCAAGGACATCATTTCCTATGGCGATGCCGTGACGATTGTGAAAGAAGTGGCGGCGATGCAGCATTGGGATCTGCTGGAAACCTTCGGCGACGAAATCCTCGACCGCATTTTCAAGGACAAGCGCGTGGTCGCCGCCGAAGTCACGATCGAGAAAACCAAGCCGTTCTCACCCGTCAAAGGCCATATGAAGGGCGTGAATACGCTGGGCGTGACGCTGGTGCGGACGCGCTAG
- a CDS encoding NAD(P)-dependent oxidoreductase, with translation MSEKLGFVGLGIMGLPMALNLRRAGFDVAVYNRTTARGDALKAEGAKVCASPKEVAGNADIIFTCVSDTPDVEHVIFGAGGIIEGAKAGSVVVDMSTISPDATRGFAAKLAAKNIAMLDAPVSGGETGAIAGTLSVMCGGKPDVFARVKPYFEKMGKNIVHVGDNGAGQVAKACNQIVIAVSIEAVAEAMLLAEKCGVDAGKVREALLGGFAGSKVLDIHGNRMLTNNFAPGFKAHLHRKDMGIVMDTAAKAGVALPGATLATLNLDAVIKNGDGELDSSAIFKVLKKA, from the coding sequence ATGTCAGAAAAACTCGGTTTCGTCGGCCTTGGCATCATGGGCCTGCCGATGGCGTTGAACCTGCGGCGGGCAGGTTTTGATGTGGCGGTGTATAACCGTACCACGGCGCGCGGCGATGCGTTGAAGGCCGAAGGCGCGAAGGTTTGCGCTTCGCCGAAAGAGGTCGCCGGAAACGCCGATATCATTTTTACCTGCGTATCGGATACGCCGGATGTGGAGCATGTGATTTTTGGCGCGGGCGGGATTATCGAAGGCGCGAAGGCGGGGTCGGTCGTGGTCGATATGTCCACCATCTCGCCCGATGCGACGCGCGGATTTGCCGCAAAACTGGCTGCGAAAAATATCGCCATGCTGGATGCGCCGGTATCGGGCGGGGAAACGGGCGCGATTGCGGGGACGCTGTCGGTCATGTGCGGCGGCAAGCCGGATGTGTTCGCGCGCGTGAAACCGTATTTTGAAAAGATGGGCAAGAATATCGTGCATGTGGGCGATAACGGTGCGGGGCAGGTGGCGAAGGCCTGCAACCAGATCGTGATCGCGGTCTCGATCGAGGCGGTGGCGGAGGCCATGCTGCTCGCCGAAAAATGCGGCGTCGATGCGGGCAAGGTGCGCGAGGCGTTGCTGGGCGGTTTTGCGGGGTCAAAGGTGCTGGATATCCACGGCAACCGCATGCTGACCAATAATTTCGCCCCCGGCTTCAAGGCGCATCTGCACCGCAAGGATATGGGCATCGTGATGGACACGGCGGCAAAGGCCGGCGTCGCGCTGCCCGGTGCGACGCTCGCGACCCTCAACCTCGACGCCGTCATCAAGAACGGCGACGGCGAGCTGGACTCGTCGGCGATTTTTAAAGTGCTGAAGAAGGCCTAG